In the genome of Cryptomeria japonica chromosome 8, Sugi_1.0, whole genome shotgun sequence, one region contains:
- the LOC131857886 gene encoding uncharacterized protein LOC131857886, with amino-acid sequence MEILLSDSSSYKILSRNPCPKILKAVRSAISNSSLDDSTKFRLLPSKEVTPRIYGVPKIHKANIPLRPIVDTIGSPTYKLAAFLAKLISPLVGNSNSFIKDSNQFVQFIKDTKLDPQDTLVSFDVVSLFTKVTILDSIEIVKLKVNEDIASLVELCLRSTFFAFQGVIYEQVDGVAMGSPLSPVIANIFMEHFEEVALHSFPLKPKWWKRYMDDTNVCWPHGLDMLEEFHTHLNNIFPSITFTKELESNNRLSFLDVLICKKPDGSLGRQVYRKTTHTDLYLHSSSHHHHSQKVGILKTLALRAHRICLRCAFKLVSTIKRHAPPLKDTRDAFSESGVYKIVCSCGTPYIGETGHSFMTRIKEHSADIKHERALKSALAEHSTTTKHHICLEDTQVLCRENNFFKRKVKEAIAIIQHPSNLNRDDGLNLSISWHPLLLALQRHPRPPP; translated from the exons ATGGAAATCCTCCTCTCGGATTCCAGTAGTTACAAAATTTTGTCTCGTAACCCATGCCCGAAGATTTTGAAGGCAGTTAGATCTGCTATTTCCAACTCCTCATTGGATGATTCTACCAAGTTTCGTCTTCTTCCGTCTAAGGAAGTGACCCCTCGTATATATGGGGTCCCAAAAATTCATAAAGCCAACATTCCTCTGAGACCCATTGTCGATACCATTGGGTCCCCAACTTACAAGTTAGCCGCTTTTCTTGCCAAATTAATCTCCCCGCTTGTTGGTAACTCCAACTCCTTCATCAAAGATTCCAACCAATTTGTTCAGTTTATCAAGGACACCAAGTTGGACCCTCAAGACACGCTTGTGAGCTTCGATGTGGTGTCCCTCTTCACCAAGGTCACTATTCTAGACTCCATAGAGATTGTCAAGCTTAAGGTCAATGAGGACATCGCCTCTTTGGTGGAACTTTGCTTAAGGTCAACCTTCTTCGCCTTCCAAGGCGTTATCTATGAACAGGTTGACGGAGTAGCCATGGGCTCCCCTCTCTCGCCGGTCATTGCCAACATATTCATGGAACATTTTGAAGAGGTGGCCTTACATTCTTTCCCcctcaaaccaaaatggtggaagcGATATATGGATGACACCAATGTATGTTGGCCCCACGGCTTGGacatgttagaggaatttcatactCACCTCAACAACATTTTTCCGTCTATTACCTTCACCAAAGAACTTGAATCCAACAACCGTTTATCTTTTCTCGATGTCTTAATCTGTAAAAAGCCTGACGGATCCCTTGGTCGTCAGGTGTATCGCAAAACTACCCACACTGACTTATATCTTCATTCgtcttctcatcaccaccatagccaGAAAGTTGGGATCCTCAAAACATTGGCTTTAAGAGCCCATCGGATTT GTCTCCGTTGTGCCTTCAAACTTGTTTCCACCATCAAGAGGCATGCCCCACCGCTTAAGGACACTAGGGATGCCTTTTCAGAGTCAGGTGTATACAAGATTGTATGCTCCTGTGGAACTCCTTACATTGGAGAAACAGGTCATTCGTTCATGACTCGAATAAAAGAGCACAGTGCCGACATTAAGCATGAACGtgccctcaaatcagccttagcCGAGCATTCAACCACTACCAAACATCATATATGTTTGGAGGACACTCAGGTATTGTGTAGGGAGAACAACTTTTTCAAgaggaaagttaaagaggccattgctatcATTCAGCACCCATCCAATCTTAATCGAGACGATGGGTTAAACCTTAGCATCTCGTGGCACCCTCTTCTTTTGGCCCTCCAGCGTCATCCCCGCCCCCCTCCttga